The nucleotide sequence GAAAATACTCCTTTTTATCCAAGATCGCCATATGCTGCAGCAAAAATTTATGCATATTGGATTACTATAAATTATCGTGAAGCTTATAATATTTTTGCATGTAATGGGATTTTATTTAATCATGAATCTGAACGTAGAGGTGAAACATTTGTAACCCGTAAAATTACTATGGCTGTGGCAAAAATTAAACATGGTTTACAAAAAACTATTTATCTTGGAAATCTTGATTCAAAAAGAGATTGGGGTTATGCCAAAGAATATGTGGAAGCCATGTGGCTTATGTTACAGCAAGAAAAGCCTCAGGATTATGTTATTGCTACAGGCCAAACGCATACAGTGCGTGAGTTTGTAGAATTGGCATTTGAATTTATTGATAAAAAAATTGTTTGGACCGGTTCCGGCGTTAATGAAATTGGTATGGATAAAAAAACGCAAGAAGTTTTAGTGCGCATTGATCCTAAATATTTTCGACCAACTGAAGTTGATTTGTTAATCGGCAATCCCTCTAAAGCTGCCAAAGAATTAAATTGGACTGCAAAAACTAAATTTGAAGATCTTGTACATATAATGTTAGAGCATGATATAAAGGAGATTGAAAGTTATTTATGAGAATAAAAATATTTTGGGCAATTTTTTTATTTTTAATTACTTTTGTTTTTTACTTTTTTTCTGTAGAAAATATTTGGTTTTCATTGGATGACTGCGGTAATGTAATTGCCGGAATTATAAAATCAAAAAAAGATTTAATACGTATTTTTTTAGAAGATGAACGTAATTATTTATATCCGATAAATTTTAATGTACCCCAAGCTAATTTTATTTCAGGATTTTATAGGCCCATGCAACACATACCGTTCTCTATTATTTATTATTTATTTGAATTTAATGTTAAAGCTTATTATTTTTTAAACGTGTTTTTTCATGCTTTGAATATATCTTTATTTTTTTATTTAACATCTTTTTTTATGCCAAATATTTTTGCAGTTTTTGCCGGTTTATTGCTTGCTTTTTATCCGATAATGGATTGGATTACATGGATTAGTACATTACATAATTTTTTAGCTACTTTTTTTATGTTGTTAAGTTTAATTTGTTTTAGATTTTATTGGATTAAAAACAAATTTAGATATAATTTTTTGGCTGCGTTATTTTTTTTATTCTCAATATGTTCGCGTGAAAATACGATATTTTTGGGTATATTGTTATTTATTTTTAGTTTTATTTTTTCCGAATATAAAAATTTGAGATTAAAA is from Candidatus Dependentiae bacterium and encodes:
- a CDS encoding glycosyltransferase family 39 protein → MRIKIFWAIFLFLITFVFYFFSVENIWFSLDDCGNVIAGIIKSKKDLIRIFLEDERNYLYPINFNVPQANFISGFYRPMQHIPFSIIYYLFEFNVKAYYFLNVFFHALNISLFFYLTSFFMPNIFAVFAGLLLAFYPIMDWITWISTLHNFLATFFMLLSLICFRFYWIKNKFRYNFLAALFFLFSICSRENTIFLGILLFIFSFIFSEYKNLRLKFKFAFNKTYLFLFIYIIYLVLRIMAFGFESLPRTFNNICMRFPAIKELVS
- the gmd gene encoding GDP-mannose 4,6-dehydratase produces the protein MKVALITGITGQDGSYLAEFLLSKNYIVHGIKRRSSSFNTSRIDHIYQDRHEYDNKFFLHYGDLTDATNLIRIIQEVQPDEIYNLAAQSHVQVSFETPEYTANSDALGTLRLLEAIRILGLTKKTKFYQASTSELYGKVLQIPQDENTPFYPRSPYAAAKIYAYWITINYREAYNIFACNGILFNHESERRGETFVTRKITMAVAKIKHGLQKTIYLGNLDSKRDWGYAKEYVEAMWLMLQQEKPQDYVIATGQTHTVREFVELAFEFIDKKIVWTGSGVNEIGMDKKTQEVLVRIDPKYFRPTEVDLLIGNPSKAAKELNWTAKTKFEDLVHIMLEHDIKEIESYL